In Leguminivora glycinivorella isolate SPB_JAAS2020 chromosome 11, LegGlyc_1.1, whole genome shotgun sequence, a single window of DNA contains:
- the LOC125230906 gene encoding transcription factor A, mitochondrial, with the protein MSSITQLCRLSNLTISSYKTVLQGRTSWINPVQICNYTKKSAEQKLGIERPKRPLTPFFKFMTQMRPALLAKNPGITSKEAIAWSSKHWQQLDLETKAQMTKEYEKDLEDYKKIKAMYESSLTDEQKADIQRVKEEMAAAKEKRKLKAEYKELGKPKKPMSSYFLYIQSRKDSFKGQKMKEYQEKVKVDWQKLPENEKAKFEKQALELMNKYRKDLEAWELKMISQGRSDLVRSKPVREKKPASAKKSQ; encoded by the exons ATGTCTTCAATAACTCAACTATGTCGTTTGAGTAATTTAACAATAAGCAGTTATAAAACTGTGCTGCAAGGAAG AACCAGTTGGATAAATCCAGTGCAAATATGCAACTACACGAAGAAATCAGCAGAACAAAAACTAGGCATCGAGAGACCAAAACGGCCTCTAACTCCGTTTTTCAAGTTTATGACACAAATGAGACCAGCACTGCTGGCTAAGAACCCCGGTATTACTTCCAAGGAAGCAATTGCGTGGAGCTCCAAGCATTGGCAACAGTTAGATTTAGAG ACTAAAGCTCAAATGACAAAAGAATATGAGAAAGACTTGGAAGATTATAAGAAGATAAAAGCCATGTACGAGTCTTCATTGACTGACGAGCAGAAAGCTGACATCCAACGGGTCAAAGAAGAGATGGCCGCTGCCAAGGAGAAGAGAAAATTAAAAGCT GAATACAAAGAGCTAGGAAAGCCAAAGAAACCAATGTCTTCCTATTTTCTATATATCCAGTCTAGGAAAGATTCATTCAAGGGCCAAAAAATGAAGGAATATCAAGAAAAAGTAAAAGTGGATTGGCAGAAATTACCAGAAAATGAAAAAGCTAAGTTTGAAAAGCAAGCCTTGGAACTTATGAATAAATACAG AAAAGACTTAGAAGCATGGGAGTTGAAAATGATCTCACAAGGACGCTCAGATCTTGTGCGTAGCAAGCCTGTACGAGAAAAGAAGCCAGCAAGTGCTAAGAAATCACAATAG
- the LOC125230907 gene encoding uncharacterized protein LOC125230907, whose translation MADAAAARREARRRKILENSQTRLQRISGKCEEPIPNESSFKTILPNVNCEDLATSSSGTTSRSNNFFNNGVVVTEAPPVAVSPPSPIYEADAAGDSFTDVANDLAALMSPGSQPANTQQVTVLEKLVLYKYDVVLVSLLVQLLYSFSLLTFDETYFFLPLVVYIVTKIIWFPAPSSSNFANALLLLNGISAQRVERITSVMRWVSIFSQDVCVYLFTMICMQALTQTITNSLIT comes from the exons CTCAGACCAGACTTCAACGTATATCTGGAAAATGCGAAGAACCGATTCCAAATG AATCATCTTTTAAGACCATACTTCCAAACGTAAATTGCGAAGATTTAGCAACGTCTAGCAGTGGCACGACTAGTAGGAGCAACAATTTTTTCAATAATGGTGTCGTGGTTACCGAGGCACCACCAGTGGCGGTGTCGCCACCGAGTCCTATTTATGAAGCGGACGCGGCAGGCGACAGTTTCACGGATGTAGCCAATGACTTGGCAGCTTTAATGTCGCCAGGATCACAACCAGCTAACACTCAACAAGTGACCGTTTTGGAAAAACTAGTTCTGTACAAGTATGATGTAGTGCTAGTGTCTTTGCTTGTGCAACTTCTGTATAGTTTCTCATTGTTGACATTTGACGAGACATATTTTTTCTTGCCCTTGGTGGTTTACATTGTTACTAAGATTATATGGTTCCCAGCACCTAGCAGCTCCAACTTTGCTAATGCTTTACTTCTCTTAAATGGAATATCAGCGCAAAGAGTAGAACGTATTACATCAGTGATGCGCTGGGTGAGCATATTTTCTCAGGATGTCTGCGTTTACCTTTTTACAATGATTTGTATGCAGGCTCTTACTCAAACTATCACAAATTCTTTAATCACATAG